AAGCGTCGCTACTGAGATAATGTATGGTGCTATTAAAGCCATAGAAAAGAAAAATGCTGAGGTTAAAGGCATTGACGTTTTTAACGATGCTATTGAAAATGTAAAACCTATTTTAGAAGTTAAATCACGCCGTGTTGGTGGTGCTACTTATCAAGTACCAGTTGAGGTTCGCCCAGCTCGCCAACAAGCTCTTGCTATTCGCTGGCTTATAACTTACGCTAGAAAGAGAAGCGAAAGAACTATGATAGATAAACTAGCGAATGAGCTCTTAGATGCGGCAAACTCAAAAGGTGCATCTTTCAAGAAGAAGGAAGATACTTACAAGATGGCAGAGGCTAATAAAGCATTTGCTCACTACCGCTGGTAAGAAAGAATTAGTATGGCAGAGAGAAAAACGCCTTTACATAAGGTAAGAAATATTGGTATTGCGGCTCATATTGATGCTGGAAAGACAACTACTAGTGAGAGAATTTTATTTTTTACTGGTATGAGCCATAAAATAGGCGAGGTTCATGATGGTGCTGCTACCATGGACTGGATGGAACAAGAAAAAGAGCGTGGTATTACTATTACTTCGGCTGCAACTACGGCATTTTGGAAGGGTTATCAAATAAACCTAATTGACACTCCGGGACACGTTGACTTTACTATCGAAGTTGAGCGTTCTATGCGTGTTCTTGACGGTGCTGTTTCAGTATTTTGTTCTGTTGGCGGTGTTCAACCACAATCAGAAACTGTTTGGAGACAAGCAAATAAATATCATGTGCCAAGAATCGTTTTTGTTAATAAAATGGATAGAATTGGTGCAAATTTCTTTAGAGTTGAAGAGCAGATTAGGGAAAGACTAAAAGCAAACCCTATTCCTATTCAAATTCCTATAGGTGCCGAAGATAACTTTAGAGGTGTGGTTGACCTTGTAAGAATGAAAGCTTACGTTTGGAATGATGAGAAAAAGCCAACTGACTATGTTGAAGAAGAAATTCCAGCTGAAGTTAAAGATAAAGCAGAGGAATACCGTGCAAAACTAATCGAAGCAGTTTCAGAGACGGATGATAGCTTGATGGAGAAATTTTTTGCTGGTGAAGAGCTAAGTGAAGAAGAGATCAAAAAAGGCATAAAAGCAGGGTGCTTGAGAATGACTATCACGCCTATGCTTTGTGGAACCGCGTTTAAAAACAAGGGTATTCAACCTCTACTTGATGCTGTTGTTGATTACTTGCCAGCTCCAGATGAAATTGAAGCTATTAAAGGCGTATATGAAGATGGTACTGAAGTAACTGTTGAAAGCACTGATAATGGGGAATTTGCAGCTCTTGCATTTAAGATTATGACTGACCCATTTGTTGGACAGCTAACATTTATTCGTGTTTATAGAGGAAGCTTGGAAAGTGGTAGCTATGCTTATAATACTGTTCAAGATAGTAAAGAGAGAATCGGTCGCTTGCTAAAAATGCACTCAAATAAACGTGAAGAGATTACTGAGCTTTTCGCTGGTGAGATCGGCGCTGTTGTTGGTCTAAAAAATACTCTAACAGGTGATACTCTAGCTAGTGAAAAAGATAAAGTTATTCTTGAAAGAATGGACTTTCCAGAGCCAGTTATTAGTGTTGCGGTTGAGCCAAAAACAAAAGCAGACCAGGAAAAAATGGCAATAGCGCTTCAAAAACTAGCTCAAGAAGATCCAAGTTTTAGAGTTAGCACAGACGAAGAGAGCGGTCAAACTATTATTAGTGGTATGGGTGAGCTTCACCTTGAGATCATTGTTGATCGTATGCTTCGTGAATTTAAAGTTGATGCTGAAGTTGGTCAACCACAAGTTGCTTATCGCGAAACTATTCGTAAGACAGTTGAGCAGGAATATAAGTATGCTAAACAATCAGGCGGTCGTGGTCAATATGGTCACGTATTTTTACGTATTGAGCCGCTCCCAGCTGCTAGTGGATTTGAGTTTGTCAATGATATCAAAGGTGGTGTTGTTCCAAAAGAATATATCCCAGCTGTTGAAAAAGGTTGTAAAGAGGCACTTCAAAGTGGTATTCTTGCTGGTTATCCAGTCGAAGATGTTAAAGTTACACTATTTGATGGTAGCTACCATGAAGTTGACTCATCTGAAATGGCATTTAAGCTTGCTGCTTCAATGGGCTTTAAGGAAGGTGCTAGAAAGGCAGGTGCTGTTATTCTTGAGCCTATGATGAAGGTTGAAGTTGAAACTCCAGAAGAGTATATGGGTGATGTTATAGGCGATCTTAATAAACGCCGTGGCCAAGTAAATTCAATGGATGATAGAAATGGTGTGAAGATCATTGCAGCTTATTGTCCATTAGCTCAAATGTTTGGCTATTCAACAGATCTTCGCTCAATGACTCAAGGTCGTGCAACTTATTCAATGGAATTTGATCACTACGAAGAAGTTCCTAAAAACGTAAGTGATGAAATCATTAAAAAGAGAAATGGCTAATTAACCAAAGAAGGGCAGAGTAATCTGTCCTTTAAAAATTATTTATTCTGATAAAATCTATCTACAAAAATATGAATTGTCCTCATAGCTCAGCTGGATAGAGCGTAGAATTCCTAATTCTAAGGCCACAGGTTCGAACCCTGTTGGGGACACCATCATACAATCGCCTTTGTAAAATACAAAGTACTCAAACAAGTGTTTTTTTAAATATACTAAAACGTATAATAAGATATAGCAATTTATAAAAAATATTCTTATGCTGATAGCAAATAGAGTAAAAGAAAAAAATACAAAGAATGGACTTTATAAAAAAGATTATAAGTTATATGCAAACAAGATCACTAAAATCAAAGAAAAATTTTATAAAAAGCTAATGGTAAATGACTATATTTTTTGTCATTCTAGTTGGTTTATCTATAGATGCTTTCGTAATCGATTTAGCTTTTTATCAACATGTTATATTATTAATTTTTATCCAAACTAATAAATTTTATCAACAAAAATTTTTATATATTTAATAATCCGTGCTAACATTTCAAAAATTTATTTAAGGAGAGTAGATGAAAAAAATTTTACTTTTAGGAGCTGTTTGTTGTATGTTGTCAGCTGATGTTAAAACTGTTAATATAAGCCCAGATGAGATCAAAAAATATGATCAAATTATCGATATAAGAACTCCATCTGAGTGGCAAGAGACTGGCGTTATCGCAGGTGCAAAGACTATAACTTTTAATCCAAACGATAAGAGTGCATTTTTAGAGGAGCTTTCAAAGGCAGTTGATGTCAAAAAACCTATTGCTCTTGTTTGTAGAAGTGGCAGAAGAAGTACAGCAGCAGCCGCAGCGATAGATAGCTCGGATCTTAAGATAATAAATTTAGATGGAGGTATGAGTAGCTTGATCGAGCAAGGCTATAAAACTACGCCTTATAAAAAATAGACAAATTTTGTAATCCTACATTTGACTATAAGATAAATTTATTTTGTAGTCAAATTTTATATCAAATAATAAAATTTATTATTTGATTAACCACCGATTAACTCTAGCTATATATAATTTCATCATATTTATAATAAAGAAGGAAACAAAATGTCAAAAGTTATTTTACAATTAAATGTTATTCAGGCTGATGCAAATGCACTTTATATTAAATTTCACGATCTTCACTGGAATGTAAAAGGTATTCAATTTTTTAGCGTTCATGAATACACAGAAAAAGCTTATGAAGATATGAGTGAGATATTTGATGATGCAGCTGAGAGAGCTCTTATGCTTGGTGGCAGACCTATCGTCAAGGCTGAAGAGCTAGCAAAAGTTACTCACATAAAACACGAGCCAAAAGAAATTTACACTCCAACTGAGGTTTTAGAGATTGTCTTGGCTGATTATAAACACCTTTTGGGCGAGTTTAAAAAGCTTGACGAGCTTGCAGAAGGCGATACAACAACTCAAATGTATGCACAAGATCAAATCGCAAAATTTGAAAAAGCCATCTGGATGCTAAACGCAACACTTAGCAAATAACTACTAGCGGGAGTTTTCCCGCTCTATCTAAATAAATTTTACTTTTTGGCGATATTGATTTTATAAAATTTAAGGAGCCAAAATGAAAATTTTTCAAATCGCAAACTCATATAATAGTTCAAGTATAAAAGAAAATATAAAATCAGAAATTTCACTTCATAAAGATGAAAAGGATATCTCTAAAAAAGAGTCTGAAATTACAAATTTAACAGCCAAAGACATTTCAAATAGCTATTTTTTCCAGTATCAAAAAGAGATCGTTAAAAGTAGTAGTTCAAATTTATTAGCTCAAGGTGGCTTAAGCTTTAATGCGCCTAAAAATTTATCAGAAATTTTATCAGGCCTTGATCTTGCAAATATCGGCTATAATGGTAAATCTTTAAACGAGCTAACTAGTGACGAGGCAAATGATCTTATTAGTGAGAATGGATTTTTTGGTATCGCAAATACGGCTGAGAGGATAGCTAGCTTTGTGCTAAATGGTGCAGGTGATGATGTGAAAAAACTAAAAGCTGGTAGAGAGGGCGTGGCAAAGGGTTTTGAGGATGCGAAGAAAATTTGGGGAGGCGAGCTTCCTGAAATTTCACAAAAGACTATTGAAAAGACCCTTGAGACACTTGATAAAAAGATCGCCGAGCTTGGCGGTAACGTTTTAAATGTTTCAGCTTAACTATTTTAGGCAGGCTCGCCTAAGATAAATTTGTATGATTGTGTATATAAATTTAGATACGAGCCTTTAATTTCCCGCAAAATTTATTTAATCTTAAAAGTTATACTTCGCCGTTTTACACTAAGGAGAAGAGATGAAAGCTAAAATTTTACTTACACTGACAGCTGCTATCATGTTTTTGGGTTGCTCATTTTTTGAGGACAACCCGCCAGTACGAAAACAGCCAAGACAGGTCATGCAAAATACACCAGCAAAAAGCTCGATCAAAGGTTTTATAAAAGAGGTTACATATAAAGATTCAAAATACTGCTATGAAATAGTGGCGAGCGATACAAAAAACCACAAACTCAATAAAGCAAATTTTTGTGCAAATAGATACTATTATGATAAAGGCGACTTAGTCTATGCGACCTTTTATGCAGATAAACTTATAGATATGCTTCTTATAAAAGAGGGTGGCTCTAGTGGCTTATATAATGGTATAAAAAAGCCACAAAATGAAGTGATTATTAAAAGAAAAAATGTAAAAACAAATATCGAAGTGCCAAAAGAGGAAAAAATTTCTTTTTAATTACCGTTGATTTACTGCTTGCTTATATAATTTCAACAGCAATCAAAACTAGAACTCCTTTTAAGGGGCAAGCAACGGCCCCTTTTTATTTTACTCCACTTTTTAAGATACTTTTTAAGGGCCAAATTATCAAAATATACTTTTTTAGTTAAAATCAGTAAACGATTGGTAACAAAAATTAAAAATTTTATGATTTTTTAAGCTTTAAATTAAAATTTATAGATTATAATCATTGTCACAAAACCTTAAAAGGAGAAAAAATGAGACTAACAAAAATTAGTTTAGCCACTTTGGTTGCTTTAGGTGCATTTTCAAGTGTAGCAAGTGCTACCCCACTTGAAGAAGCTATAAAAAATGTAGATCTTTCAGGATTTGCAAGATATAGATATACAAATACTCACAATAAAGATACAGAGCAAAGTGATGTTACAAAAAAAAGCAAAGCTAATCATCAATTTAGAATGGTTACAAACTTTAAAGCCGCTATTGATGATAACTTCTTTGGAGTTATTGGTTTAAGATACAACTCTGCTGATGGTTCAGGTGACAACGCAGGTACGGGTACAGACAAAACAGATACAACTACAAGTTTCAATGTTCATCAGTTTTACCTAGGCTACAACGTAGGTGGTACTACTATCACAGCTGGTAAACAAGCTATTGGTTCATACTTTACTGATGATGCAGTTGGTACAGGTGTAAGAGTAGTAAATAAAGATATCGAGGGTCTTACACTTACAGCTTTAGCATTTGATGCACTAGAAGGCAGTGATTGGTATAATGGTGAGTTATATGAAACGGCAACGGGTAGTTTTGGAACTTATGATGTTGGCAACTTGTATGCAGCTGGTATCGCTGGCTCATATGATCCTATAAACTTCCAGCTATGGTATGCTAGCTTAACAAATTTGGCTGATCTGCTTGCGGCTGATGTTTCAGCAAATTTTGCTATTACTAATGATATTTCTTTAGGTGCAAGACTTAACTATGTAAACAGTACAGTTGATGCTAGTGCAAAAAACATAGGATATAATGATGGCAATTTCTATGCTGGCGAACTTTCAACTTCACTATTTGGTCTCGATCTAGCTGGTGGTTATATCGGTTGGAAATCTCAAGATAAAGCTATTTCAGCATTCTCATTTGAAGACCAAGGTGACCTAATAGATGTTGGCGAAGATGTATTTGACTGGACACATGCAGAAGGCAAAGGTAACTTCTTCTATGCAACAAGTGCATATGCATTTGATAAATTTACAGTTGGCTTGGATTATGTAAAAGGCAATATAAAAACTGCAGGAGCAAATAATCAAGATGTAAAAGAGAAAATAGAAGAATTTGTTCCAAGATTTGCTTATCAATACAGCAAAAAGTTGAAATTTAGCTCATTCTACTCTTTCCAAACACATAAATTTGCTAATGATGAGAAAAAGAAAGAAGATAAATTCAGATTTGAGGCTAAATACTCATTCTAATCGTAGCTCATTAATCAACTTATGATATAATCCCGGGTCGGAGCAATCTGATCCGGGATTTTTAAATTTAGAGCAAAATTTCAAGGAAAATTATGAAAAGTATTAAAATTTCTTTTTTGGCGTGTTTTTTGGTGGCAAATGCCTTTGCAGCTTCACAAGTCTACTATATAGAAGCTCGTGGTGAGTTTGGTAAAGAACTTGCTGAAATGGCAAAAAAGCAGGCTAATGATAGAAATGAAAAAGTAAATGTCTATGTTGATGAAGATCCAAGACGTTATAAAGATAATAGAATTTTAAAATTAGGCGTTGATAGAAAGGGCAGATATAGTGTTTCTTTGGGTAAGGAGCTTTATGAAAAGCAATGTGCTAGCTGTCATGGCGAGAATGCTGATAAAAGGCCATTTGGTTCAACGCCTCTAAAAAATATAGATGCTAAGGATATTGAAGATAGCATCATCTCTTATAGAAGTGACTCAAGTTTCGGTGGAAGCGGTAAAAATGTAATGCAAAACCAAGCTAAAATTCTTTCAAATAATGACCTTGGTGCGATTCTTGCCTATCTAAAAGGCAAAGATGCATTTGCTGAACAAGACGCAAATGAAAACAAACCAGTCTCTACTCAAACAAAGCAAGGTAGTTATTTAAGATAATTTTCACTTTGATAGCTTTGTCATAATATAAATAAAAGGAAGCAGATGTTAAATCCAAAATCATTATTTTTAAGTATGGGCTCAGCTATCGTTTTGATGATAATCTTTGCCATAGCTAGCGGAGCCGCTACGATAATAGAAAGTAAAACTAGTACAGAAGCTGCATGGTACTATGTTTATGGTGCCAGCTGGTTTGCTATCATTCAACTACTGCTTGGTATAAATTTGACCTATAATATCTTTAGATATAACTTAATCGATCCAAAAAAACTCCCTTCGCTTACCTTTCACCTTGGTTTTATCGTTATCTTAATCGGTGCTGGTATAACAAGATATCTTGGCTTTGAGGCTGATATGCATATAAGAGAAAAAACTCAGTCAAATATCGTTACGACAAAAATATCCTATTTAAATTTAACCGCATTAAACGATAATGGAGAAGAGATAAACGCTGCTTTGCCACTAGGAATTTCTGATGCAAAAAAAGGTTTTGATCTAAAGCTAAAAATAGCAGATAATGAAGCTAATTTAAAATTTAAAGAATTTGTGCCAAATGCAAGTTATAAGTTTGTGGATGATAAAAACGGGCAACCAGTAGTGGAATTTGTGGTTTCAAACGAGAGTGAAAGTGAAGAAATCTTCTTGTTAGAAGAAGAGGAAGCAAGAGTTGCAGATATTAGTTTTATCTTTAATGCTAAGCCAGACGAAAGCAAAAAATATGTGCTTTTTAAATTAGTGGATGGAAATTTTACAGTTACTTCAAATACTGATCTTTCAAAATTTACAATGAGTGATAGCTCAAAAACTGAGTTAAAAGCTGGTAGTGTAAATGATTTTGGCATGGGCAGTCTTTATACTATTTCAAATATAAATTTTGCTCCAAGATTAGTTTCAGCTCATGCCTCAAGGAAGCTAGTTAGCACAAAAGATAGCGAATTTAACGCCTTGATAGCTGAATTAAATTATAAAGGCGAGAGTAAAGAGATGCATATTTTTTATAACCTAACAGAGCCTTCACGCTTGGCTGTGGCTGGACAAAAATTTAACGCTTCATGGGGTGCGCAGCAAGTTAAACTCCCGTTTAGCCTATACTTAAAAGACTTTGAGCTTAAAAGATATCCTGGCTCAAATTCGCCTATGAGCTATTCAAGTGAAGTTATTGTAAAAGATGATACAAACATGTCAGGGCTTGACTATAAAATTTATATGAATCACGTGCTTGACTATGATGGCTATAGATTTTTCCAAAGTTCATACGATACAGATGAAAAAGGAACCATTCTCTCTGTCAATAAAGATCCAGGTAAGATACCAACTTATATCGGCTACTTTCTACTTGGGCTTGGATTTGTGTTAAATGTTATAAATCCTGGTAGCCGTTTTAGAAAACTAGCTAAGTTAATCGATAATGAATCGACAAAAGGCAGTAAAAAGTTTGTTGCTCTTATTGCCATTATGCTTTTAAGTTTAAATTTTAGCTCATTAAAGGCTGAAGACTTTTTGCCTAATATCAGCAAAGAGCACACACAAAAGCTTTCTAGACTTATTGTGCAAAGCTCAGATGGTAGAATGAAGCCATTTGACACTCTTAGTAAAGAAATTTTAAATAAAATACATAGAAGCGAGAACATAAATAGCCTAAACTCTAATCAAGCTATGCTTTCAATAATGGTAACGCCTGATTTTTGGCGAAGTGAAAAAATTATCTCACTTGGACAAAGCAAGGAGCTAAAAAAAGAGCTTGGCATAGATGAAAATGCAAAATATGCAAGTTTTAATGATTTTTTTAGAGCCACAAAAGATGGCGGAAGTGAATATAAACTTACAAAATTTGCCGAAATTGCTAATCGTAAGCATCCTGGATCACGCAATACATTTGATAAAGATGTGATAAAGATCGACGAGAGATTGAATGTTTTTTATATGATATTTATTGGTGAAATTTTTAAAATTTTTCCAAAACAAGATGACCCGTCAAACTCTTGGTATTCGCCTGCTAGTGCAATGATGTACTTTCCGCCTAAGGAGGTCGATCTAGTCATCAATATGATGAGAGAGTATTTTGCAGCAGTTGATGCGGCAACAAAAGATAGTGATTGGAGTAAGGCTGATGCTGCACTTGATAAAATTTCAGCCTATCAGCAAAAGTACGGCTCTGCTGTAATGCCAAGTGAAGAAAAGATAAATATAGAAATTTTGTTTAATAAAATTCAAATTTTTGAACGATTGACGCCGGTTTATCTTTTGGCTGGCCTTGCACTTTTATTTTTTGTTTTTGTTAAAATGCTAGCTCCAAATGTTCAGATAAATGGTATTGTAAGGGTTGTATATATTGTAAATTTACTAGCTTTTCTTGCTCATACTGTTGGACTTGGACTTCGTTGGTACATTGCTGAGCATGCGCCTTGGAGTAACGCTTATGAATCAATGGTCTATATCGCTTGGGCTTTAGGATTTTCTGGTATCGTCTTTGCAAAACGTAGCCCTATCGCTCTTGCTCTTACGTCTATATTGGCTGGTGTTACATTATTTGTTGCACACCTTAGCTGGATGGATCCGCAGATCACTACACTTGTGCCAGTGCTTCAAAGCTACTGGCTAACAATACATGTTTCTGTCATTACTGCAAGTTATGGATTTTTAGGGCTTTGCGCGTTACTTGGTGGCTTTACTCTATTACTTATCATTTTGCAAAATAAGAAAAAGCCAAATCCAGAAATTTCTCGCAATATCCTCGAAGCCACCCGCATAAATGAGATGGCTATGATACTAGGACTTAGTTTACTTACTCTTGGAAATTTCCTGGGCGGTGTTTGGGCGAACGAGAGTTGGGGTAGATATTGGGGCTGGGATAGCAAGGAGACTTGGGCATTAGTTTCGATACTTGTTTATGCCGCAGTTCTTCATATAAGATTTATTCCAAAGCTAAATAACCAGTATGCATTTGCAGTGGCTTCATTCTTTGCTTATTGGTCGATTATTATGACTTATTTTGGCGTAAATTTTTATTTAGCTGGTATGCACTCGTATGCAGCTGGCGATCCATTGCCAGTGCCTGATTTTGTCTGGATTAGTATCGTGATAATGGTGCTTATGAGTATTTTGGCATTTACAAAGCGATCACTTTGCTCAAGGCTTTAGATGCTAATAAAAGGTCTAATAGTTTTCTTTATTGTATTGCTATTAATTGCAATTTGTGTGTTAATCTATATACTTTTAAGAAATAGGGATTATAGCACCGAAACAAAGGAGCTTGTATTAGAAAAAGAAGAGATAACGATCGAAAAGCTTGAAAAGCTTGCGGGTGATAATAATTTAAGCAAAAACGAGCTTTTCGAACTTATTCAAATCTTTGTAGGGAATTTTAGTATACCAGCTAAAAATAACCAAGTCATGCCAAAAGAGGCAAACAACTATATAAATTTCATAATTTTGATCTGCTCTCATAAAAATTCTGATGCAAAGCTCATCAGTTTTTTAGATAAAGAGGCTAAAAAGAAAAATCCAAGCTATATTGTCGAGATAGAAGAGAGTGAGAAAATCGGCATAGAAAATCGCAAAAATCGTAGATAAATTTATTTAAAAAAGTGTAGTTAAAATATCTTAAAATTAAATTTGGTATAAAAATGAGTTCTTATGATATTGATTCTATGTATGTGATATTTCTTATTTTCTTTTCAATCGTATTGCCAATATTTTTGATAATCCCAGCAGGTAGATATAATATAAAGGTTTATGCGAGTAATTTTGATCTAATCGGACTTCATCTAATTTTTCCAATCATTATATTACCTACTTTGGTAAGTGCTTTTATTTTAGTTTGTAGCTTTTTAAATATTTCAGATTATGCTGGTTTAAGCTTTGTATTCTATGCTTTTTTGATTCTAATGATGGCCTATATAATTTATGGTTTTTATGTTTGTATCAGATACAACTACGGCTTTTTTCATTGTATCGTAGCGCTTTTCTTAAGATTTAATTATGTTATGCCGCTTATTTATCTGCTCTTTTTAGGCGGAAAAAACTACAAAGATGACAAAGAGATAACTTCTAAAAATATTAAAGACTTAAAATTTTTTGATCAGTTTAGATTTTCCATTTATAATTTAATTGCTATTAGAAACTAAAAGTATTTTAAGAGCATTAAAGGTTTTGCAATTAGAGAAAATGCCAAAAAGCAAGAGAAATTTTTATATTTAGCTTTTGCTTAGTTTTTATATCTTTCTTATCCTTAAATTTTAGTCTAAAGCAGGCTTTTGTTTTGTCTTATCGTTTTTAAGCTTATCTTTTTTGGCTTCAAACTCAGCTATTACATTTGCATCAGGAAATAAATATCCATCTTCAACCATCAGATCAACTGCTTTTTTAAACATAGGCAACGCACTTTGAGCGCCGAAGTAGTAGTAAGGTCTTTTAGGATCCCTTGCTAAAACGCCTATTGTGTAGCTATTGCCTCTTGTATCATTTACAAAGCCAAAAAATGAGCCATTGTAGGTATTGCTGTATCCACCACTACCTGAGGCAATGTGTGCAGTTCCAGTCTTGCCACCTATCTCAAGCCCTGGCGTAAAGGCTTTTAGTCCAGTACCTTTCTCAACCGTTTTTATTAAAATTCTCTTCATTATCTTTGCGGTTTCTTGTGATATAACTTGAGATGGCTCGGACTTTGGCAAATCGTATCTTTTTCCATTTCTCTCTAAGTAGGCAACCATGTGAGGAGTAACTTCAATGCCTTTATTATTAAATGTATTATAGGCTTTTAAAAGCTGCATAAATGTAGCTTGCAAGCCGTATCCGTAGCTCACAGTCGCCTTATATGTCGATGAGTTTAGCTTTGTAACTGTTGGCATCATACCTACTTGCTCATAAGGTAGATCTATGCCTGTTTTTCTTGAAAAGCCAAAATTTAAAAGTCCTTGATAAATTTGTGGCCCATTTAAACGCTCAACAAGCTGAATCATGCCGATGTTTGAACTGTGCACGATTATATCTTCAGCGCTCATAAAAGGCTCTGGATGGGTATCTTTGATCATCCTTTTGCCAAGTTGGTATCGGCCATTATAGGTATTTACAAGCTCAAATGGATTTACTTTTTTCTCCTGAAGTAAGATAGAAAATATAAATGGCTTAAAAACTGAACCAACTTCATAAGCATATTCACTAACGGTAGAGTTTAGAGCGCTATAATCTTGCTTTCTTATGTTTGAAGGATCATATCTTGAGCTAGAAGCTAGAGCTAAAATTTCTCCATTTTTGCTATTCATTATGCATATGACTAACTCTTTTGCATCTAGAAATTCACGCTTTTCATCTAGAATTTGCTCTAGTTTAGTTTGAAATTTTAATGGTATAGAGAGCACCGCATTGTAGCCATCTACTCTTGTTGCTAAATTTGAGTCACTTGTTAAAATGATATTATTTCCAATATCACGAGGCCCTAAAATTTTTGCATTTTGTATAGGGGCTAAATAATCTTCATAATATCTCTCAAGACCTTTTACGCCTTTGCTTTTTGTAAGTGCGTCACTTTCAGTTTTGCTCACGTAGCCAATAGCTGGTGTGAGGGCATCTTTTGACATAAATTTACGATTTTGTCCGCTTTCCATTACTCTCATGCCCTGAAATGAAGCAAGTCCTGTTTTTGGATCAAGGTATGAAACCAAAATGCTCTTGCGATTTAGCTTTCTTGAAAGCTCTTGAAGGTAGGTAGCGCCCTTTGCATCAATACTATATGAGAGCGTAACGATACCTTTTGTGCCATTTATGATCTTTCTTACTTTGTTTGGATCGTCGCCACTGTAAAGCGAATATAGTTTGATAAACATCTCTTTTTTATTAGGATCGATGTTTCTAGTATCAAGCATCACTTTGTAGAGTTTTTGGCTTGAAGAGATGCTAAAGCCATCTTTTGTGATTATATTGCCACGAATTGCTGTGTTTATATCGCTTGTTTGAAGCCTAGGAAGCTTTCGCTCGATACTTGCTCTATAAAATATGACAAGTACAAATATTGAAATTCCAAAAGTAATTAATAAAAAAAGTATGGTTATTTTTGATTTTCTGGAATTCATTAATGACTTAAATTTGTGTTCTAGAAATTTCTTTATAAGCGCTTAGTGCTTTGTTACGAATTTCTAGCATAAGCTTCATGCTAGTCTCTGCTTTGCCTATCGCAATAGCAGCTTGGTGTAGGTCTTTTACCTCGCCAGTTGCAAGGTCGGCTATGGCCTTATCTGCATTGATTTGGACTTTATTTAGCTCTTTTAAAGAGTCATTTAGAGCATTTTCAAAGCCGCCTTCTTCGCCTGCTTTCGCTATTTTATTTGAATTTTCATTTTTATTTATTTTGTCTAAATTTATACTATTTATCATTATGCTTGTCCTGAAATAAGTGATATCGCACTTTGTGCTATTGTTTTTGCATTTTGAAAGGCTGCTACGTTTGCTTGGTATGCCCTTGTTGCTTCAAGTAGGTCAGACATCTCAATGACCGGATTTATATTTGGAAATGCGACGTAGCCATTTGCATTTGCGTCTGGATGGCTCGGGTCATATTTTAGCTGAAAGTCCTTATCGTCACGCACCACTTTATCCACGATCACGCTAGTTAGGGTA
The DNA window shown above is from Campylobacter concisus and carries:
- the rpsG gene encoding 30S ribosomal protein S7 encodes the protein MRRRKAPVREVLPDPIYGNKIITKFINSLMYDGKKSVATEIMYGAIKAIEKKNAEVKGIDVFNDAIENVKPILEVKSRRVGGATYQVPVEVRPARQQALAIRWLITYARKRSERTMIDKLANELLDAANSKGASFKKKEDTYKMAEANKAFAHYRW
- the fusA gene encoding elongation factor G, giving the protein MAERKTPLHKVRNIGIAAHIDAGKTTTSERILFFTGMSHKIGEVHDGAATMDWMEQEKERGITITSAATTAFWKGYQINLIDTPGHVDFTIEVERSMRVLDGAVSVFCSVGGVQPQSETVWRQANKYHVPRIVFVNKMDRIGANFFRVEEQIRERLKANPIPIQIPIGAEDNFRGVVDLVRMKAYVWNDEKKPTDYVEEEIPAEVKDKAEEYRAKLIEAVSETDDSLMEKFFAGEELSEEEIKKGIKAGCLRMTITPMLCGTAFKNKGIQPLLDAVVDYLPAPDEIEAIKGVYEDGTEVTVESTDNGEFAALAFKIMTDPFVGQLTFIRVYRGSLESGSYAYNTVQDSKERIGRLLKMHSNKREEITELFAGEIGAVVGLKNTLTGDTLASEKDKVILERMDFPEPVISVAVEPKTKADQEKMAIALQKLAQEDPSFRVSTDEESGQTIISGMGELHLEIIVDRMLREFKVDAEVGQPQVAYRETIRKTVEQEYKYAKQSGGRGQYGHVFLRIEPLPAASGFEFVNDIKGGVVPKEYIPAVEKGCKEALQSGILAGYPVEDVKVTLFDGSYHEVDSSEMAFKLAASMGFKEGARKAGAVILEPMMKVEVETPEEYMGDVIGDLNKRRGQVNSMDDRNGVKIIAAYCPLAQMFGYSTDLRSMTQGRATYSMEFDHYEEVPKNVSDEIIKKRNG
- a CDS encoding rhodanese-like domain-containing protein, with product MKKILLLGAVCCMLSADVKTVNISPDEIKKYDQIIDIRTPSEWQETGVIAGAKTITFNPNDKSAFLEELSKAVDVKKPIALVCRSGRRSTAAAAAIDSSDLKIINLDGGMSSLIEQGYKTTPYKK
- a CDS encoding Dps family protein — its product is MSKVILQLNVIQADANALYIKFHDLHWNVKGIQFFSVHEYTEKAYEDMSEIFDDAAERALMLGGRPIVKAEELAKVTHIKHEPKEIYTPTEVLEIVLADYKHLLGEFKKLDELAEGDTTTQMYAQDQIAKFEKAIWMLNATLSK
- a CDS encoding hydrogenase-4 component G, whose translation is MKIFQIANSYNSSSIKENIKSEISLHKDEKDISKKESEITNLTAKDISNSYFFQYQKEIVKSSSSNLLAQGGLSFNAPKNLSEILSGLDLANIGYNGKSLNELTSDEANDLISENGFFGIANTAERIASFVLNGAGDDVKKLKAGREGVAKGFEDAKKIWGGELPEISQKTIEKTLETLDKKIAELGGNVLNVSA
- a CDS encoding OprD family outer membrane porin, whose translation is MRLTKISLATLVALGAFSSVASATPLEEAIKNVDLSGFARYRYTNTHNKDTEQSDVTKKSKANHQFRMVTNFKAAIDDNFFGVIGLRYNSADGSGDNAGTGTDKTDTTTSFNVHQFYLGYNVGGTTITAGKQAIGSYFTDDAVGTGVRVVNKDIEGLTLTALAFDALEGSDWYNGELYETATGSFGTYDVGNLYAAGIAGSYDPINFQLWYASLTNLADLLAADVSANFAITNDISLGARLNYVNSTVDASAKNIGYNDGNFYAGELSTSLFGLDLAGGYIGWKSQDKAISAFSFEDQGDLIDVGEDVFDWTHAEGKGNFFYATSAYAFDKFTVGLDYVKGNIKTAGANNQDVKEKIEEFVPRFAYQYSKKLKFSSFYSFQTHKFANDEKKKEDKFRFEAKYSF